The Methanothrix sp. genome includes a window with the following:
- a CDS encoding MBL fold metallo-hydrolase, translating into MSRDVIPMKIVLVKPGSLKRDEAGNILYASSSVTLIISDRILVVDTGSADERGLVFDGLRRAGASPDDIEIVVNTHLHEDHTGCNDMFCNADVLSYHTGLREGCVLAQGVRVMETPGHTLDSISVLCRGDTVIAGDALPTADNHIKDLPPRIHVDRALALRSMHRIAGIARIVVPGHGMPFSIPDGRDAELR; encoded by the coding sequence ATGAGCCGGGATGTGATTCCCATGAAGATCGTGCTCGTGAAGCCGGGCTCTCTGAAGAGGGATGAAGCCGGAAACATCCTTTACGCAAGCTCATCCGTGACGCTGATCATCTCAGACAGGATTCTGGTGGTGGATACCGGATCCGCCGATGAGAGAGGGCTGGTTTTTGATGGTCTGAGAAGAGCTGGAGCATCACCAGACGACATAGAGATCGTGGTCAACACACATCTGCATGAGGATCACACAGGCTGCAACGATATGTTCTGCAACGCGGATGTGCTCTCCTACCATACAGGTCTCCGCGAGGGCTGCGTTCTGGCGCAGGGCGTGAGGGTCATGGAGACACCAGGGCACACGCTGGACAGCATATCTGTTCTGTGCAGGGGGGATACGGTGATCGCTGGCGATGCTCTGCCGACCGCCGACAATCACATCAAGGATCTTCCGCCGAGAATACATGTGGACAGGGCGCTCGCCCTCAGGAGCATGCACAGGATCGCCGGCATTGCCAGGATTGTGGTTCCCGGGCACGGAATGCCATTCTCGATTCCTGATGGGCGCGACGCTGAGCTCAGATGA
- a CDS encoding OB-fold nucleic acid binding domain-containing protein: MVLLLMALSSLAVAYWAFGVSGSDDEISLSGRIVSIRETRTGGHLIITLDSTPMQIFLPARVAGKVRGSLSPGDLVQVRGRVSEYMGRSEIEVSRPSDIARL; this comes from the coding sequence GTGGTCCTGCTTCTGATGGCCCTCTCCTCTCTGGCCGTCGCTTACTGGGCCTTTGGCGTCTCTGGATCAGACGATGAGATCTCGCTGAGCGGAAGGATTGTCAGCATCAGAGAGACCCGTACCGGCGGCCATCTCATAATCACGCTGGACTCAACCCCGATGCAGATCTTTCTGCCAGCGAGGGTGGCAGGTAAGGTCAGAGGGAGTCTGTCACCGGGTGATCTGGTACAGGTCAGAGGACGTGTCTCCGAGTACATGGGCAGAAGCGAGATTGAGGTGAGCAGGCCCTCGGATATAGCAAGGCTGTGA
- the fpoO gene encoding F420H2 dehydrogenase subunit FpoO: MADCDLCTVAKPTLIPIKVKVHTLANPEGAYKGVCESCLEALNAAWVERFGSKENKK; encoded by the coding sequence ATGGCAGACTGCGATCTCTGTACTGTGGCAAAGCCGACTCTGATACCGATAAAGGTCAAGGTGCACACGCTTGCGAATCCCGAGGGCGCATACAAGGGCGTTTGCGAGAGCTGTCTCGAGGCGCTCAATGCTGCATGGGTGGAGCGGTTCGGTTCCAAGGAGAACAAGAAGTAG
- a CDS encoding secondary thiamine-phosphate synthase enzyme YjbQ: protein MIEIVTTRGSEVVDITPKVQRAVRESGVIDGICLVYTLHTTTAVIVNEAESGLLMDIIDKIKEIVPGAGYEHGENGPAHLQASILGNSVALPVENGMPLLGTWQRILFVELDGPRRRRVGVKVI from the coding sequence ATGATAGAGATTGTGACCACCAGGGGCAGCGAGGTGGTGGATATCACCCCAAAGGTCCAGAGAGCTGTCAGGGAGAGCGGTGTGATCGATGGCATCTGTCTGGTGTACACGCTCCACACCACCACAGCGGTGATCGTGAACGAGGCAGAAAGCGGTCTTTTGATGGATATCATCGATAAGATAAAAGAGATCGTGCCGGGTGCAGGGTATGAGCATGGTGAGAATGGTCCTGCTCATCTTCAGGCATCGATCCTGGGCAACAGCGTTGCTCTTCCCGTCGAGAACGGCATGCCTCTCCTGGGAACGTGGCAGAGGATCCTCTTTGTGGAGCTGGACGGGCCGCGACGCAGGCGCGTTGGGGTGAAGGTAATCTGA
- a CDS encoding Hsp20/alpha crystallin family protein: protein MAVISPEDIRWFQKRINRMLEEMGIDSKEMRRFQERLTGLMEEMGEVPPVDIEERDDDIVITVDLPGVDKKDVEVTITEDGLRLKARRELKEGSYFLRERRGSFERIITLPGEVRAEEAKAKLKDGILEIVVPKLVSAKKRITIE from the coding sequence ATGGCTGTGATATCCCCAGAAGACATAAGATGGTTCCAGAAGAGAATAAACCGCATGCTTGAGGAGATGGGCATCGATTCGAAGGAGATGAGGAGGTTCCAGGAGCGTCTGACCGGCCTGATGGAGGAGATGGGCGAGGTCCCACCGGTCGACATCGAGGAAAGGGATGATGATATTGTGATAACAGTTGACCTTCCCGGCGTGGACAAGAAGGATGTGGAGGTCACGATCACAGAGGACGGTCTGAGGCTGAAGGCCAGAAGGGAGCTGAAGGAGGGCAGCTACTTCCTGAGGGAGAGGCGCGGCAGCTTCGAGAGGATCATAACCCTGCCGGGCGAGGTCAGGGCCGAGGAGGCGAAGGCCAAGCTCAAGGACGGAATCCTGGAGATCGTGGTACCAAAGCTCGTATCCGCGAAGAAGAGGATTACGATAGAGTGA
- a CDS encoding bifunctional 3,4-dihydroxy-2-butanone-4-phosphate synthase/GTP cyclohydrolase II codes for MPFSTVDEAIKDIRDGKFVIVLDDESRENEGDLVMAAEKVTPEAINFMAKHARGLICVPLTAERIRQLELPMMTQQNTESMGTAFTVSVDARRGVTTGISAFDRATTIRTLIDPSTTRADLATPGHTFPLQALDGGVLRRAGHTEAAVDLARLAGLYPAGVICEIMAEDGTMARLPELERFAEKHGLRMVTIEDLIRYRIRRERLVRRIAEVEMPTEYGDFRAIGYESMLDGQCHVALVAGDPAADDALVRVHSQCLTGDTFRSKRCDCGEQLSRALRMISRNGNGVLVYMNQEGRGIGLANKLRAYELQDGGSDTVEANHRLGYPADLRDYGIGAQILLDLGIRKIRLLTNNPRKIVGLQGYGLEIVERVPLEVEPNEINRHYLETKRDKLHHMLLLTDPR; via the coding sequence ATGCCTTTCTCTACAGTGGATGAGGCGATAAAGGACATTCGCGATGGAAAGTTCGTGATAGTGCTGGATGATGAATCAAGGGAGAACGAGGGAGATCTGGTGATGGCCGCTGAGAAGGTCACGCCGGAGGCCATCAACTTCATGGCGAAACATGCACGCGGCCTGATCTGCGTTCCGCTCACCGCCGAGCGCATCCGCCAGCTGGAGCTCCCGATGATGACGCAGCAGAACACGGAGAGCATGGGAACTGCGTTCACGGTATCGGTAGATGCCAGACGGGGTGTCACCACCGGAATCTCGGCGTTCGATCGCGCGACGACGATCAGGACGCTGATAGACCCATCCACAACACGCGCAGACCTCGCGACTCCCGGACACACATTCCCACTCCAGGCGCTCGACGGCGGAGTCCTGAGGCGGGCGGGGCATACAGAGGCTGCGGTGGACCTGGCTCGTCTCGCAGGTCTCTATCCGGCGGGCGTGATATGCGAGATCATGGCTGAGGACGGCACCATGGCGCGCCTTCCGGAGCTCGAGAGGTTCGCGGAGAAGCACGGTCTCAGGATGGTGACCATCGAGGATCTGATAAGATACAGGATCAGAAGGGAGCGGCTTGTAAGAAGAATCGCAGAGGTAGAGATGCCCACTGAATACGGCGATTTCAGGGCCATAGGGTACGAGAGCATGCTCGATGGGCAGTGTCATGTTGCTCTTGTGGCCGGCGATCCCGCAGCGGATGATGCCCTTGTCAGGGTGCACTCGCAGTGTCTCACAGGGGACACGTTCAGGTCGAAGAGGTGCGACTGCGGCGAGCAGCTGAGCAGGGCGCTGCGGATGATAAGCAGAAACGGAAATGGTGTTCTGGTTTACATGAACCAGGAGGGGCGCGGGATAGGTCTTGCGAACAAGCTTAGGGCCTACGAGCTCCAGGACGGCGGCAGCGATACGGTCGAGGCGAACCACAGGCTTGGATATCCCGCGGATCTGAGGGACTACGGGATAGGCGCCCAGATACTCCTGGATCTGGGGATAAGAAAAATAAGGCTCCTGACAAACAACCCCAGGAAGATCGTGGGCCTGCAGGGATACGGGCTGGAGATAGTGGAGCGGGTCCCCCTCGAGGTCGAGCCGAACGAGATCAACAGGCACTACCTCGAGACGAAGAGGGACAAGCTGCACCACATGCTTCTCCTCACAGATCCGAGGTAA
- the gltA gene encoding NADPH-dependent glutamate synthase has product MSPRVKMPKQPPEVRRRNFSEVALGYSDEDALREADRCLGCKKPGCVEGCPVGVEIPQFIDALRRGDADEALRIIKRRNSLPGICGRVCPQEEQCESRCVLSRNDEPVAIGRLERYAADFGHDVVEFRESTRGKSIAVVGSGPAGLTCAADLALMGYEVTIFEALHEAGGVLTYGIPEFRLPKSIVKKEVDYVRSLGVRIELDSVVGRTVKVQDLLRRYDAIFLGIGAGAPRFLNVPGENLGGIYSANEYLTRINLMKAYRFPDFDTPIKRGRRVAVIGGGNVAMDAARSALRLGAEEVHIVYRRSEAEMPARLEEIENAKEEGVIFDFLTNPVGFKGDGMVRAMECIRMELGEPDASGRRRPVEKKGSEFSMEIDTAIIAIGTVPNPLVLRSVPGLRTTRWGTVDVDERGRTSIERVWAGGDIATGSATVISAMGAGKRAASDIDSWLRDGRDWRP; this is encoded by the coding sequence ATGTCGCCCAGAGTGAAGATGCCAAAGCAGCCCCCTGAGGTGAGGCGCAGGAACTTCTCAGAGGTGGCTCTAGGATACAGCGATGAGGATGCGCTTCGCGAGGCTGATAGATGTCTGGGGTGCAAAAAGCCCGGATGTGTCGAGGGCTGTCCTGTCGGCGTCGAGATCCCGCAGTTCATAGATGCGCTCAGAAGAGGCGATGCTGATGAGGCGCTCAGGATAATCAAGCGCAGGAACAGCCTGCCCGGGATATGCGGCAGGGTCTGCCCTCAGGAGGAGCAGTGCGAGAGCAGGTGTGTTCTCTCAAGGAATGACGAGCCTGTCGCGATAGGGAGGCTCGAGAGATACGCAGCCGACTTCGGTCATGATGTCGTGGAATTCAGGGAGAGCACGAGAGGAAAGAGCATCGCGGTCGTTGGCTCCGGTCCTGCAGGGCTCACATGCGCAGCGGATCTCGCACTGATGGGTTATGAGGTGACGATATTCGAGGCTCTGCACGAGGCTGGTGGGGTTCTCACATATGGGATACCGGAGTTCAGGCTGCCCAAGAGCATTGTTAAGAAGGAGGTCGATTACGTTAGGTCTCTGGGAGTCAGGATAGAGCTCGACTCTGTAGTTGGAAGGACTGTGAAGGTCCAGGATCTTCTCAGAAGATATGACGCCATCTTCCTGGGCATAGGCGCTGGGGCCCCGAGATTCCTGAACGTCCCTGGCGAGAACCTCGGCGGGATATACTCTGCGAATGAATATCTCACAAGAATCAACCTGATGAAGGCATACAGGTTCCCGGATTTCGACACCCCGATAAAGAGAGGCAGGAGGGTCGCTGTCATCGGGGGAGGCAACGTCGCCATGGATGCGGCCAGATCCGCTCTGCGGCTCGGGGCGGAAGAGGTGCATATCGTCTATCGGAGATCCGAGGCTGAGATGCCCGCCAGGCTTGAGGAGATCGAGAACGCGAAGGAGGAGGGCGTTATTTTCGATTTTCTCACGAACCCGGTCGGGTTCAAGGGCGATGGGATGGTCAGAGCGATGGAGTGCATCAGGATGGAACTCGGGGAGCCGGATGCCAGCGGGAGGAGAAGACCTGTTGAGAAGAAGGGATCCGAGTTCAGCATGGAGATCGATACAGCGATCATAGCCATCGGCACGGTTCCAAATCCCCTCGTGCTCAGAAGCGTTCCAGGTCTCAGAACAACAAGATGGGGCACTGTGGACGTGGATGAGAGAGGAAGAACATCGATCGAGAGGGTGTGGGCAGGGGGGGATATAGCGACTGGAAGCGCAACCGTGATAAGCGCGATGGGCGCGGGGAAGAGGGCGGCATCAGACATCGACTCATGGCTCAGGGACGGCAGAGACTGGCGGCCCTAG